A single region of the Solidesulfovibrio sp. genome encodes:
- a CDS encoding ABC transporter permease: MFLSLRIALKSLATHKLRTVLAMLGVFLGALALTGVLHISLAMERKAVEETEKLGPNLLMAMTGNIRFRRGDLRVDAGNTRFKLPDAVALLRGLPSVVDGVPYLSFAMPIRAGDKKTMCQLVATWPAYPKIRGGAPQYGQFFDQDDEEEKAFVCVLGPTIATRLFGSPEAAVGQSVLVFRARLRVVGVMEEKGADVTGANQDEQVFVPLSTSMRRLSNRNYIHGVYMQMADGTDFEAAKEAAQAILRRRHDIKPEKGQADDFRVLTAQDTMNLKQQALDLVRTLGYISSSLSFCIGGLGILSIMILLVRARRLEIGVRRAVGARRSDIVRQFLLESGAMSAAGGGAGTLAALLLLVVVYRLGGFPAVFNAWLIGGSLFGSAALGLVAGAYPAWAAARIEVLSVLRDE, from the coding sequence GTGTTCCTGAGCCTGCGCATCGCCCTCAAATCCCTGGCCACCCACAAGCTGCGCACCGTGCTCGCCATGCTGGGCGTGTTCCTGGGCGCCCTGGCCCTGACCGGGGTGCTGCACATCTCCCTGGCCATGGAGCGCAAGGCCGTGGAGGAAACGGAAAAACTCGGCCCCAACCTCCTTATGGCCATGACCGGCAACATCCGCTTCCGCCGCGGCGACCTCCGCGTGGACGCCGGCAACACCCGCTTCAAGCTCCCCGACGCCGTGGCGCTGCTGCGCGGGCTGCCCTCGGTGGTCGACGGCGTGCCCTACCTGTCCTTCGCCATGCCCATCCGGGCCGGGGACAAAAAAACCATGTGCCAACTGGTGGCCACCTGGCCGGCCTACCCCAAAATTCGCGGCGGTGCGCCCCAATACGGCCAGTTCTTCGACCAAGACGACGAGGAGGAAAAGGCCTTTGTCTGCGTGCTCGGCCCGACCATCGCCACGCGGCTGTTCGGTTCGCCCGAGGCGGCCGTGGGCCAGTCCGTCCTCGTCTTCCGGGCCAGGCTGCGCGTGGTCGGCGTCATGGAGGAAAAAGGCGCCGACGTCACCGGCGCCAACCAGGACGAACAGGTCTTCGTGCCGCTTTCGACCTCCATGCGCCGGCTGTCCAACCGCAACTACATCCACGGCGTGTACATGCAGATGGCCGACGGCACGGACTTCGAGGCGGCCAAGGAAGCGGCCCAGGCCATCCTGCGCCGCCGCCACGACATCAAGCCCGAAAAGGGCCAGGCCGACGATTTCCGGGTGCTCACGGCGCAAGACACCATGAACCTCAAGCAGCAGGCCTTGGACCTGGTGCGCACGCTGGGCTACATCAGCTCGTCGCTGTCGTTTTGCATCGGCGGGCTGGGGATACTTTCCATCATGATCCTGCTGGTGCGGGCCAGGCGGCTGGAGATCGGCGTGCGTCGGGCGGTGGGGGCCAGGCGGTCGGACATCGTGCGGCAGTTCCTGCTCGAATCCGGGGCCATGTCCGCGGCCGGCGGCGGGGCGGGCACGCTTGCCGCCTTGTTGTTGTTGGTTGTTGTTTACAGACTGGGGGGTTTCCCCGCCGTCTTCAATGCCTGGCTCATCGGCGGCTCGCTGTTCGGTTCCGCCGCCCTGGGGCTCGTGGCCGGGGCCTATCCGGCCTGGGCGGCCGCCCGTATCGAAGTCCTGAGCGTCCTGCGCGACGAATAG
- a CDS encoding LysR family transcriptional regulator: MQQIEAVQRLHLWLETGEGMLLGLGRIQLLELVEELGSLNKAASAMGMSYRAAWGRMKQTETVIGAPLVERSGPKKGFRLTPLGHEIVDQFRTWHKDVEDFALARARELFSWNTSPFVETPSRHGSRG, from the coding sequence ATGCAACAGATCGAGGCCGTCCAACGCCTGCACCTGTGGCTGGAAACCGGGGAAGGCATGCTCCTTGGCTTGGGACGCATCCAGCTGCTGGAGCTGGTGGAGGAACTCGGCTCGCTCAACAAGGCCGCCTCGGCCATGGGCATGTCCTACCGGGCCGCCTGGGGCCGCATGAAGCAGACCGAGACCGTCATCGGCGCGCCACTGGTGGAGCGCTCGGGACCCAAGAAGGGCTTCCGGCTCACGCCCCTTGGCCACGAGATCGTGGACCAGTTCCGCACCTGGCACAAGGACGTGGAAGACTTCGCCCTGGCCCGGGCCCGCGAGCTTTTTTCCTGGAACACCAGTCCCTTCGTGGAAACGCCCTCCAGGCACGGCTCCCGGGGCTGA
- a CDS encoding C10 family peptidase, protein MRSLRNISTASLLAVLLMAVSSWASPTTPQQALQVVAGWRNLEAVPLGAPLSMPTATPLTYNDDAGQPAYYIVALSGQGYVIVPADDEIEPILGFSPDGAYDPVAGNPLYTLVNRDVAGRLALVRGTAGKSAEADGQGAAAQKKWSDLTAAAGTAPTAKSGVSSVSDVRVSPLTVSTWSQSDDGNGTPLYNIYTPKNYLTGCTATAMAQLMRFHQFPVASVPVNTYSVKVDNVTQSMTIRGGDGSGGPYRWARMSLSPGTATETNNRQAISALMADAGASVNMSYTASSSGAWFSTSSYMSQFGYASARSGWSYPATMPSASWTKMFNPNLDAGLPVNLAIFNSDLSSGHSIVCDGYGYDSSTLYHHMNMGWSGSYNLWYNLPTVDGGYNFTLINQTIYNLFPYGSGEIISGRVVDALANPISGARVTATLSGGGIYYTTTNYRGIYSIKNIPSGATATLHVTKPGYQFTDSQVTVGTSVDGGTVVGNTWGGAADFTGTAGNLAGAATKIAVGGGHSLLLAADGTVWAMGENTYGQLGTGNTTAHTLPVKVSGLPSDSPAADIAAGSNHSLVLLADGTVWAFGANTSGQLGIGAAVDATPHPTPTQITTLSGIAGISAGASDSSMARTNGGLWTWGQNNVGQLGTGDTATRSQPVQVVTAASAPYVKNGAMGRDHALLFMSDGKAYGFGDNSHGQLGTGDTTSLTAKGAAVVGLTGVKQVMVGDGFSLALKTNGLVYGFGANNLGQLGTGDTAGADQTQPVLTPGLSQVETIAAGYAFGLVRQADGAVAAFGDNTAGQLGQGTAGGFSRTPVAVAGPAAIVQAAAGGAAALVPSQAGAVWAVGDNSHGQLGTGNTTSQSTAVRITFNIEEPSGPGGMVAPNMLLLQN, encoded by the coding sequence ATGCGATCATTGCGCAACATCTCGACGGCATCTCTTCTTGCCGTGCTGCTCATGGCCGTTTCGTCCTGGGCGAGTCCGACGACACCGCAACAAGCCCTCCAGGTCGTGGCCGGCTGGCGCAACCTTGAAGCAGTGCCTCTGGGCGCCCCCCTTTCCATGCCCACGGCCACGCCCCTGACATACAACGACGACGCCGGCCAGCCCGCCTACTACATCGTGGCGCTCAGCGGGCAAGGCTACGTCATTGTCCCCGCCGACGACGAGATCGAACCCATCCTCGGCTTCTCCCCGGACGGGGCTTACGACCCCGTAGCCGGCAACCCGCTGTACACCCTGGTCAACCGGGACGTGGCCGGCCGTCTGGCCCTGGTGCGCGGCACGGCCGGGAAAAGCGCCGAAGCCGACGGGCAAGGGGCGGCGGCCCAAAAGAAATGGAGCGACCTGACGGCGGCGGCCGGGACCGCGCCGACGGCGAAAAGCGGCGTCAGTTCCGTTTCCGATGTCCGCGTCAGCCCCCTGACCGTGAGCACCTGGAGCCAGTCCGACGACGGCAACGGCACCCCGCTCTACAACATCTACACGCCCAAAAACTACCTGACCGGCTGCACGGCCACGGCCATGGCCCAGCTCATGCGCTTCCACCAGTTCCCGGTGGCCAGCGTCCCGGTCAACACCTATTCGGTCAAAGTGGACAACGTCACGCAGTCGATGACCATCCGGGGCGGCGACGGCTCCGGCGGCCCCTACCGCTGGGCCAGAATGTCCCTGAGCCCCGGCACGGCAACGGAAACCAACAACCGCCAGGCCATCAGCGCCCTGATGGCCGACGCCGGGGCCTCGGTGAACATGAGCTACACGGCCTCGAGTTCCGGGGCCTGGTTCTCGACGAGCTCTTATATGAGCCAGTTCGGCTATGCCTCGGCCCGAAGCGGCTGGAGCTACCCGGCCACCATGCCGAGCGCCTCCTGGACGAAGATGTTCAATCCCAACCTGGACGCCGGCCTGCCCGTCAACTTGGCCATCTTCAACAGCGACCTGAGCTCCGGCCACTCCATCGTCTGCGACGGCTACGGCTACGACAGTTCCACCCTGTACCACCACATGAACATGGGCTGGTCCGGTTCGTACAATCTCTGGTACAACCTGCCCACCGTCGATGGCGGCTACAATTTCACCCTCATCAACCAGACCATCTACAATCTCTTCCCCTACGGCAGCGGGGAGATCATCAGCGGCCGGGTCGTCGACGCCTTGGCCAACCCCATTTCCGGTGCCCGGGTGACCGCCACATTGTCCGGCGGCGGGATCTATTATACCACCACAAACTATCGGGGCATCTACTCCATCAAGAACATCCCTTCCGGCGCCACGGCCACCCTCCACGTGACCAAACCCGGCTACCAGTTCACGGACAGCCAGGTCACGGTCGGCACGTCCGTGGACGGCGGCACCGTCGTGGGCAACACCTGGGGCGGGGCGGCGGACTTCACCGGCACCGCCGGCAACCTGGCCGGCGCGGCCACGAAAATCGCCGTGGGCGGCGGCCACAGCCTGCTGCTGGCCGCCGACGGCACGGTCTGGGCCATGGGAGAGAACACCTACGGCCAGCTCGGCACGGGCAACACCACCGCCCATACCCTGCCGGTCAAGGTCTCGGGCCTGCCCTCCGACAGCCCGGCCGCGGACATCGCCGCCGGCAGCAACCATTCCCTGGTGCTTCTCGCCGACGGCACGGTCTGGGCCTTCGGCGCCAACACCTCCGGTCAGCTCGGCATCGGCGCGGCCGTCGACGCCACGCCGCACCCCACGCCGACGCAGATCACCACCCTGAGCGGTATCGCCGGCATCAGCGCCGGCGCCTCGGACTCCTCCATGGCCCGCACCAACGGCGGCTTGTGGACCTGGGGCCAAAACAACGTCGGCCAGCTCGGTACCGGCGACACGGCCACCAGAAGCCAGCCCGTCCAGGTAGTCACGGCCGCCTCCGCCCCCTACGTCAAGAACGGGGCCATGGGCCGGGACCATGCCCTCCTGTTCATGTCCGACGGCAAGGCCTACGGCTTTGGCGACAACAGCCACGGCCAGCTCGGCACCGGCGACACCACTTCCCTGACCGCCAAGGGGGCGGCCGTGGTGGGCCTGACCGGCGTCAAGCAGGTAATGGTCGGCGACGGTTTTTCCCTGGCCCTGAAAACCAACGGCCTGGTCTACGGCTTCGGGGCCAACAACCTGGGCCAGCTCGGCACCGGCGACACCGCCGGCGCGGACCAGACCCAGCCGGTGCTGACCCCGGGACTGTCCCAGGTGGAAACCATCGCCGCCGGCTACGCCTTCGGCCTGGTGCGCCAGGCGGACGGCGCGGTCGCGGCCTTTGGCGACAACACCGCCGGCCAGCTCGGCCAGGGGACGGCCGGCGGCTTCTCGCGCACGCCGGTTGCCGTGGCCGGGCCGGCGGCCATCGTGCAGGCGGCAGCCGGCGGCGCGGCCGCCCTGGTGCCCAGCCAGGCCGGAGCCGTCTGGGCCGTGGGCGACAACAGCCACGGCCAACTCGGCACGGGCAACACCACGAGCCAAAGCACGGCCGTGCGCATCACCTTCAATATCGAGGAACCGAGCGGCCCAGGCGGCATGGTCGCCCCGAACATGCTGCTGTTGCAGAACTGA
- a CDS encoding MATE family efflux transporter produces MRGRDAGAARVAGYGEIWSLAWPQILMMLLNFLIGIVDVYVGGRIDRETQAAIGVLAQAMFFFQVVASAVANGAVAAVSQSDGAGREARADRYVWLCLLLGVVASVLILAFGLASRSLFLSLLQVPESMLPKARYFLTVFLWLLPIQSFFVIANALFRARRLVMVPLYAWGLAAVLNALGDFGFGLGSFGLPNLGYAGVAWSTFLSITAGMLFNFVALVRAGMLRKALFPAWRWVRCASRYLLKVAWPSGLMQIVWHTGYLLLFAITGSLPVGSVDALAGMSAGMRVESILFLPPMAFNFTASILVGNLLGAGRPEEAKRVGYRIFTAGLVSVTLLGLALWPFLPWAAAVLSPEPAVAAQAVAYLRYNVAAIPFTVGGLILIGAMTGAGATFLTMCVTGASIWFVRLPLALYLGHSLLGRAEGVWMSMFASQAVQAMATLGVYQYVNWARYGMGGGKPRK; encoded by the coding sequence ATGCGAGGTCGTGACGCTGGCGCGGCGCGGGTGGCGGGATACGGCGAAATCTGGTCCCTGGCCTGGCCGCAGATTCTCATGATGCTGCTCAATTTTCTGATCGGCATCGTCGACGTCTATGTCGGCGGCCGCATCGATCGGGAAACGCAGGCCGCCATCGGCGTCCTGGCCCAGGCCATGTTTTTTTTCCAGGTGGTGGCCTCGGCCGTGGCCAACGGCGCCGTGGCCGCCGTCAGCCAGTCCGACGGGGCCGGCCGGGAGGCCCGGGCCGACCGCTATGTCTGGCTGTGCCTGCTGCTGGGCGTCGTCGCTTCCGTGCTCATCCTGGCTTTCGGGCTGGCCAGCCGGTCGCTGTTCCTGTCCCTGCTGCAGGTGCCCGAATCCATGCTGCCCAAGGCCCGCTATTTCCTGACGGTGTTTTTGTGGCTTTTGCCCATCCAGTCTTTTTTCGTCATCGCCAACGCGCTGTTTCGGGCCAGGCGGCTGGTCATGGTGCCGCTGTACGCCTGGGGCCTGGCCGCCGTATTGAACGCCCTGGGCGACTTCGGCTTCGGCCTGGGCTCTTTCGGCCTGCCGAACCTCGGCTACGCCGGCGTGGCCTGGAGTACCTTTTTATCGATCACGGCCGGCATGCTTTTTAATTTCGTGGCCTTGGTGCGGGCGGGCATGCTGCGCAAGGCGCTCTTCCCGGCCTGGCGCTGGGTGCGCTGCGCCAGCCGCTATCTGCTCAAGGTGGCCTGGCCGTCGGGGCTCATGCAGATCGTGTGGCACACGGGCTACCTGCTCCTGTTCGCCATCACCGGCTCCCTGCCCGTGGGCAGCGTGGACGCCCTGGCCGGCATGTCGGCCGGCATGCGCGTGGAGTCGATCCTTTTCCTGCCGCCCATGGCCTTCAATTTCACGGCCTCCATCCTGGTCGGCAACCTGCTCGGGGCCGGGCGGCCGGAGGAGGCCAAACGGGTGGGCTACCGCATTTTCACGGCCGGGCTGGTGTCCGTGACGCTGCTGGGCCTGGCCTTGTGGCCGTTTCTGCCCTGGGCGGCTGCCGTCCTTTCCCCGGAGCCGGCCGTGGCCGCCCAGGCCGTGGCTTACCTGCGCTACAACGTGGCGGCCATTCCCTTTACCGTGGGCGGCCTTATTCTTATCGGCGCCATGACCGGGGCCGGAGCCACGTTTTTGACCATGTGCGTGACCGGTGCCTCCATCTGGTTCGTGCGGTTGCCCTTGGCCCTGTATTTGGGGCATAGCCTCCTTGGCCGAGCCGAGGGCGTGTGGATGTCCATGTTCGCTTCCCAGGCCGTGCAAGCCATGGCCACCCTTGGCGTGTACCAGTACGTGAACTGGGCGCGCTACGGCATGGGCGGCGGTAAACCAAGGAAGTGA
- a CDS encoding phosphatidylglycerol lysyltransferase domain-containing protein, with amino-acid sequence MRDGFEPICLCRREDYLERLARCPQKVSDYSFGNLWGWAEEYGLCWRFGESHVWILQTRPVEVFWAPVGPWLDVDWNACPCLSQGLDFIRVPERLCEVLGDAMPERVSTSDSRDHADYVYNVPELVELRGNKFHKKKNLLSQFLRTYDYEYKALTPDCVEDTLELQRQWFSWRDPEESGALLAENQAIVRVLQNWDRMPGLMGGAIRVDGEMIAYTVAEALTPDMLVIHFEKGRPGFKGVYQAINQMFLADAGEGYALVNREQDLGDEGLRKAKLSYNPSGFLKKCTVRVAPRR; translated from the coding sequence ATGCGAGACGGTTTCGAGCCCATTTGCCTGTGTCGTCGGGAAGACTACCTGGAACGGCTGGCCCGCTGCCCCCAGAAGGTATCGGACTACAGCTTCGGCAACCTGTGGGGCTGGGCCGAGGAATACGGCCTGTGCTGGCGCTTTGGCGAAAGCCATGTCTGGATCTTGCAGACAAGGCCCGTGGAGGTCTTCTGGGCGCCGGTGGGGCCGTGGCTGGACGTGGATTGGAATGCCTGCCCGTGCCTGTCCCAGGGCCTGGATTTCATCCGCGTGCCCGAGCGGCTGTGCGAGGTCCTGGGCGACGCCATGCCCGAGCGGGTGTCCACCAGCGATTCCCGGGACCATGCCGACTACGTCTACAACGTGCCGGAACTCGTGGAGTTGCGCGGCAACAAGTTCCACAAGAAAAAAAACCTGCTCAGCCAGTTTCTGCGCACCTACGACTACGAATACAAGGCCCTGACCCCGGACTGCGTGGAGGACACCCTGGAACTGCAACGCCAGTGGTTTTCCTGGCGCGATCCCGAGGAGTCCGGGGCGCTTCTGGCCGAGAACCAGGCCATCGTCCGGGTGCTGCAGAACTGGGACCGCATGCCCGGGCTCATGGGCGGGGCCATCCGGGTGGACGGCGAGATGATCGCCTACACCGTGGCCGAGGCGCTGACCCCGGACATGCTGGTCATCCATTTCGAAAAGGGACGCCCGGGATTCAAGGGCGTGTACCAGGCCATCAACCAGATGTTCCTGGCCGACGCGGGCGAGGGCTACGCCCTGGTCAACCGCGAACAGGACCTGGGCGACGAGGGGTTGCGCAAGGCGAAACTGTCCTACAATCCGTCCGGCTTCCTCAAGAAATGCACCGTGCGCGTGGCGCCGCGCCGGTAG